A single genomic interval of Stieleria maiorica harbors:
- a CDS encoding lysylphosphatidylglycerol synthase transmembrane domain-containing protein, whose product MSPKVKRIARALIAIIVIVGLILATRTAVGQWSQQKSAAIARVKALEAAIDSAETSAQRQRIESELVSARSSVPAIENLGWAKIGVAAAFYGISLIPGGLVLYEGTRVLGYRAPLRDVLSAQVVGHLGKYVPGKAMVVVIRAGRLASAGVPLVAGTIAVFLETLTMMAVGAAVAGGLIFLLPVARWIAWCALLGGIAATLPTLPPVLKRVVGKVNSKQTESAEKDRDAGAEFAAIAVSHDWRFFLAAWWWQGLAWVLIGASFACLVESLPGDPAGYSATVRHAASTASIALAMVVGFASLLPGGAGVRELTLAVVLAPVIGSSHALLAAILARLLFIGVEMLAVVGITLTHRVRESILRSD is encoded by the coding sequence ATGAGCCCCAAGGTCAAGCGAATTGCGCGGGCGTTGATCGCGATCATCGTGATTGTGGGACTCATCCTGGCCACACGCACTGCTGTCGGGCAGTGGAGTCAACAGAAATCCGCCGCGATCGCGCGCGTCAAGGCGCTTGAAGCCGCGATCGACTCCGCCGAGACGTCCGCGCAGCGTCAACGGATCGAGAGCGAATTGGTGTCGGCACGGTCCTCCGTCCCCGCGATCGAGAATCTCGGTTGGGCAAAGATCGGCGTGGCCGCCGCCTTCTATGGGATCAGCCTGATTCCCGGTGGGCTGGTGTTGTATGAAGGGACGCGGGTGCTGGGCTATCGGGCTCCGCTGCGTGATGTGTTGTCGGCCCAAGTCGTCGGGCACCTGGGCAAGTACGTGCCTGGCAAAGCGATGGTGGTGGTGATCCGGGCTGGCCGGCTGGCGAGCGCGGGGGTTCCTCTGGTCGCCGGAACGATTGCCGTGTTTTTGGAAACGCTGACGATGATGGCGGTCGGCGCGGCGGTGGCAGGAGGTTTGATTTTCCTGTTGCCCGTGGCTCGGTGGATCGCCTGGTGTGCACTTTTGGGTGGCATCGCGGCGACGCTGCCGACGCTGCCGCCGGTGCTCAAGCGAGTGGTAGGCAAAGTCAACTCGAAACAGACCGAGTCGGCGGAGAAGGATCGCGACGCGGGCGCGGAATTCGCTGCGATTGCGGTCAGCCACGACTGGCGTTTTTTCCTCGCTGCCTGGTGGTGGCAGGGCTTGGCGTGGGTGCTGATCGGGGCCTCGTTTGCGTGTCTGGTCGAAAGCCTTCCGGGCGATCCGGCAGGCTACTCGGCAACGGTCCGCCATGCCGCCTCGACGGCTTCGATCGCCCTGGCAATGGTGGTGGGATTTGCGTCCTTGTTGCCGGGCGGTGCGGGCGTCCGCGAATTGACCTTGGCGGTGGTTTTGGCGCCGGTGATCGGCAGTTCTCACGCACTTTTGGCCGCGATTTTGGCGAGATTGCTGTTCATCGGTGTCGAAATGCTGGCGGTGGTCGGGATTACACTCACCCATCGGGTTCGGGAATCCATCCTGAGGAGCGATTGA
- a CDS encoding sigma-70 family RNA polymerase sigma factor has protein sequence MAVSESTALRYQQSDPDVRLMMRVRNDDAVAFEELLRKYQPRLVRLMRTIGPKPDLAEDLAQETFMRVFRARHSYEPGAKFSTWLFTIAANVARNATRSQGRRQEVNEIDAPATADGSRAVGILAATALDASSLMPGRLVEGSERGAIVRQAVESLGERQRTALMLSRFENLSYAEIAETMGLTTKAVKSLLSRARVNLREILQPYIEAGMIPSEVEP, from the coding sequence TTGGCTGTTAGTGAATCCACCGCACTGCGTTACCAACAATCGGACCCCGACGTCCGGTTGATGATGCGCGTCAGAAACGATGATGCCGTTGCGTTTGAGGAACTGCTGCGCAAGTACCAACCGCGGCTGGTTCGATTGATGCGGACGATCGGGCCGAAGCCGGATCTGGCGGAGGATCTGGCGCAAGAGACGTTCATGCGTGTCTTTCGGGCTCGGCACAGTTACGAACCCGGCGCCAAATTCTCGACCTGGTTGTTCACGATCGCGGCCAACGTGGCCCGAAACGCGACACGCAGCCAGGGCCGGCGTCAAGAAGTCAACGAGATCGATGCGCCGGCGACCGCGGACGGGTCTCGGGCGGTCGGCATCTTGGCCGCCACCGCCTTGGACGCCAGTTCGCTGATGCCGGGCCGGTTGGTCGAAGGCAGTGAACGCGGCGCGATCGTTCGTCAAGCGGTCGAATCATTGGGCGAACGGCAGCGCACGGCGCTGATGCTGTCGCGGTTTGAAAATCTCAGCTATGCCGAAATCGCTGAGACGATGGGGCTGACCACCAAAGCGGTCAAATCGTTGCTCAGTCGGGCCCGTGTGAATTTGCGTGAAATCTTGCAGCCCTATATCGAGGCGGGCATGATCCCGAGCGAGGTGGAACCATGA
- a CDS encoding anti-sigma factor family protein gives MSESVLLTDDQPVDPDDELLVAYLDDELDDEQRKAVEKRLVAETAFQRRLQTLQTGWEWLDDLPTEPNNEKLVESTIELLVADIIPGKKEQPGWLGKSWKRVSLVALVVVAFAAGAIGVSIANRIALQNDLAELAIAEDHEAYKLGDNFSLFYQLAYNPRWQDMIETMEQVGRREMAPPSVVAEIPLQDREAALQSLPSETREKLVVRWEAYRGFSDEAKTEMRRIADEVHKAKDSEKLLRTMKAASVWIESVGEELRDDLFSPDEAVRQNAIDLAIDITMNDLARDSGKLISEETSDRIYLWLQLLMNERLERVPGLAAALERAKTMLKEQDRDEQWAEYFMLRSLVDDPDWRSRGRGPGFSGFGGGLRGGPGGGGPRGPSNGRPVAAPTDDSESASSRDPGRRPPPRIPPITDQEYQDLKTLLDDQARNDLSALTSLSTELAGEMVAVNDTLRTWAIESLRRNSPAFQADESTPLDRYRERDDPDVLDLLPPDQIMEAIYYRPGRRQGRR, from the coding sequence ATGAGCGAAAGTGTCTTGTTGACCGATGACCAGCCGGTCGATCCCGACGACGAGTTGTTGGTTGCCTACCTGGACGATGAACTCGATGATGAACAGCGGAAAGCCGTCGAGAAACGATTGGTCGCCGAAACCGCATTCCAGCGGCGACTGCAGACCTTGCAAACCGGGTGGGAATGGCTCGATGATTTGCCCACCGAACCCAACAACGAAAAACTGGTCGAATCGACGATCGAACTGCTGGTCGCCGACATCATTCCCGGCAAGAAGGAACAACCCGGCTGGCTGGGCAAAAGCTGGAAACGAGTCAGCTTGGTCGCCTTGGTTGTGGTCGCATTCGCCGCCGGCGCGATCGGCGTTTCGATCGCCAACCGAATCGCGTTGCAAAATGATCTGGCAGAACTGGCGATCGCCGAGGACCATGAGGCCTATAAGTTAGGAGACAATTTCTCGTTGTTCTACCAGCTCGCCTACAACCCTCGGTGGCAGGACATGATCGAGACCATGGAGCAGGTCGGACGGCGAGAGATGGCCCCACCAAGCGTCGTCGCTGAGATCCCGTTGCAAGATCGCGAGGCGGCACTGCAATCGCTGCCAAGCGAAACCCGCGAAAAGCTGGTCGTCCGCTGGGAAGCCTATCGGGGGTTCAGCGACGAAGCCAAAACAGAAATGAGACGGATCGCCGATGAAGTGCACAAGGCGAAAGACAGCGAGAAATTGTTGCGAACCATGAAGGCGGCCTCCGTCTGGATCGAAAGCGTCGGCGAAGAACTCCGCGATGACTTGTTCAGCCCCGATGAAGCCGTGCGTCAAAACGCGATCGATCTGGCGATCGATATCACCATGAATGACTTGGCCCGAGACTCCGGAAAGCTGATCAGCGAGGAAACTTCGGACCGGATTTATCTGTGGCTGCAGCTCTTGATGAATGAACGCCTGGAGCGGGTCCCCGGATTGGCGGCTGCCTTAGAACGCGCCAAAACCATGCTGAAGGAACAGGACCGCGACGAGCAATGGGCGGAATACTTCATGCTTCGGTCCTTAGTCGACGATCCGGATTGGCGGAGCCGGGGACGCGGACCAGGGTTCTCCGGGTTCGGGGGTGGATTGCGTGGGGGCCCTGGCGGAGGTGGACCGCGCGGGCCGAGCAACGGGCGGCCGGTTGCTGCCCCCACCGACGATTCCGAGTCAGCATCGTCACGCGATCCGGGGCGACGTCCTCCGCCGAGGATTCCGCCGATCACCGACCAAGAGTACCAGGACTTAAAAACGTTGCTGGACGATCAGGCACGAAATGATCTGAGTGCGTTGACAAGCCTTTCGACGGAGTTAGCCGGGGAAATGGTCGCCGTCAACGACACGCTGCGGACCTGGGCCATCGAATCGCTCCGTCGCAACTCGCCGGCGTTTCAAGCCGACGAATCGACGCCGTTGGACCGCTATCGGGAACGTGACGATCCTGACGTCTTAGACTTGCTCCCCCCGGACCAAATCATGGAAGCAATCTACTATCGCCCCGGCCGACGCCAAGGTCGCCGCTAG
- a CDS encoding transposase — protein MGRALRSEQFDPAEISMMHCVQRCVRRAYLAGVDPQTGKDYGFRREWIRRRMEALASVFGVDVLTYAILSNHMHLILRNRPDVVQAWSDQEVAIRWLRVFPGRRLEEHLAEPTENDVATLARDKERLAEIRHRLSDLSWFMRALSEPIARMANKQDECTGRFWEGRFKAQAIADEAGLLACAMYVDLNPVRAAMAETPDQAPHTSAYDRIKADQGDQIDSAAFDLVPVDTAEAGKTIRETPVEALKERRKKKHVNPSGKRIRRDGWLAPFRLGKKPASDPELSEGGVRASDKGFLDLDWGDYLKLLRWTAKQSDEGSGREVPEGMQSVLTRLGIDLSMWRDLVWNFKRYFGQSCCAGSPSAMGKFAESTGRHWSKGQRSVAQCFAA, from the coding sequence ATGGGACGTGCATTGCGGTCGGAGCAGTTTGATCCGGCGGAGATTTCGATGATGCACTGCGTGCAGCGGTGCGTGCGAAGGGCCTATCTGGCCGGCGTGGATCCGCAGACCGGAAAGGATTACGGCTTTCGCCGTGAATGGATCCGGCGGCGGATGGAGGCCCTCGCTTCGGTTTTTGGCGTCGATGTGCTGACCTACGCCATCCTCTCCAATCACATGCACCTGATCCTTCGCAATCGCCCCGACGTCGTTCAAGCCTGGTCGGATCAGGAGGTCGCGATTCGCTGGCTAAGAGTCTTCCCCGGGCGGCGATTGGAAGAACACCTCGCCGAACCGACCGAAAATGATGTCGCCACTTTGGCACGTGACAAGGAAAGGCTGGCAGAGATTCGACATCGACTGTCGGATCTGTCCTGGTTCATGCGTGCACTGAGTGAACCGATCGCCCGCATGGCCAACAAACAGGATGAATGCACGGGACGGTTCTGGGAGGGCCGTTTCAAGGCGCAGGCGATTGCCGATGAAGCGGGCTTGCTGGCCTGTGCGATGTACGTGGACCTGAATCCGGTTCGAGCGGCGATGGCGGAAACGCCGGATCAGGCCCCTCACACCTCGGCCTACGACCGCATCAAAGCAGATCAAGGTGACCAGATCGACTCAGCGGCGTTTGACTTGGTTCCCGTTGACACGGCGGAGGCAGGGAAAACGATTCGCGAAACGCCGGTCGAAGCGTTGAAGGAGCGACGCAAGAAGAAACACGTCAATCCGTCCGGCAAGCGGATTCGGCGTGACGGCTGGCTGGCGCCGTTTCGGCTGGGGAAGAAGCCGGCGAGTGACCCAGAGCTCAGCGAAGGCGGCGTGCGCGCCAGTGACAAGGGGTTTCTGGATCTGGACTGGGGCGACTATTTGAAGCTGCTGCGGTGGACGGCCAAGCAAAGTGACGAAGGGTCGGGGCGCGAAGTTCCCGAGGGCATGCAGTCGGTGCTGACCCGATTGGGAATCGATCTGTCGATGTGGCGTGACTTGGTATGGAACTTCAAGCGGTACTTTGGCCAGAGCTGTTGCGCGGGATCACCGAGCGCGATGGGCAAGTTCGCTGAATCGACCGGCCGTCACTGGTCCAAGGGGCAGCGGAGCGTCGCCCAATGCTTCGCCGCGTGA
- a CDS encoding PIN/TRAM domain-containing protein: protein MELIILRCVFLLCAGGVSWIINTALPSDADVNPYVVFAGVMGVAVVAIMGDIFIPRKRIDSISAVYFGVLIGILLTYILWIAIAPLFAQSLLVGNAVKLIMGMLLCYVCVSILIQTKDDFRFLIPYVEFVREVKGFKPLVLDTSVVIDGRIADLVNTGVFDNQLIMPRFALSELQAIADSSDKLRRVRGRRGLDVLNRMRADDNVDLMIFDRDLPELAGQTVDLKLVLLAKHLEGKVVTGDFNLNKVAKLHNVPVINLNEISNSLRPVYLPDESFNVKIIKPGEGAEQGIGYLDDGTMVVVEGARNRIGQELEVRVTSTLQTNAGKMIFAKYEPRG from the coding sequence ATGGAACTGATCATCCTTCGATGTGTTTTCTTACTTTGCGCCGGCGGGGTGTCGTGGATCATCAACACGGCACTCCCGAGTGACGCCGACGTCAACCCCTACGTCGTGTTCGCGGGGGTGATGGGGGTCGCAGTGGTCGCGATCATGGGGGATATTTTTATTCCCCGCAAACGGATCGATTCGATTTCGGCCGTGTACTTCGGCGTGTTGATCGGGATCTTGCTGACATACATCTTGTGGATCGCGATCGCGCCGCTGTTCGCTCAATCCTTGCTGGTCGGCAATGCGGTGAAGCTGATCATGGGGATGCTGTTGTGCTACGTCTGTGTCAGTATTCTGATCCAGACAAAGGACGATTTTCGATTTTTGATTCCGTATGTCGAATTCGTCCGCGAAGTGAAGGGGTTCAAACCGTTGGTGTTGGACACCAGTGTGGTGATCGATGGGCGGATTGCGGATCTGGTCAACACCGGTGTGTTCGACAATCAGCTGATCATGCCGCGGTTTGCGCTCAGTGAGTTGCAGGCGATCGCCGACAGCAGCGACAAGTTGCGGCGTGTCCGTGGACGTCGCGGATTGGACGTCTTGAATCGGATGCGTGCCGACGACAACGTCGACCTGATGATTTTCGACCGTGACCTGCCAGAGTTGGCCGGGCAAACGGTCGATTTGAAACTGGTCTTGTTGGCTAAGCACCTGGAAGGGAAGGTGGTCACTGGCGATTTCAATTTGAACAAGGTAGCCAAGCTGCACAATGTTCCGGTGATTAACTTGAACGAGATCAGCAACTCGCTGCGACCGGTCTATCTTCCCGACGAATCGTTTAACGTGAAGATCATCAAGCCCGGTGAGGGGGCTGAGCAGGGCATCGGCTATTTGGACGACGGCACCATGGTGGTGGTTGAAGGGGCCCGCAACCGGATCGGCCAAGAGTTGGAAGTACGAGTGACGAGCACGTTGCAAACCAATGCCGGCAAAATGATCTTCGCCAAGTACGAACCCCGCGGCTAA
- a CDS encoding c-type cytochrome domain-containing protein, with protein MPARFVLLFVAVAAASVGQAAEEAPKKVTYEDDVKPIFRQYCLNCHQQSDKKGGLALDTFGSVVEGGGSGEVVFDDGDAESSRLWQLVNHDDTPVMPPNQDKLPADKLAVIRAWIEGGILENSGSKAKAKKKNALAFVASSGGKPEGPVAMPETLPLETPVVTSRAAAVTAIAASPWAPLVAVAGQNQIVMYHSDTAELLGILPFPEGVAQDIRFNRDGSYLIVGGGEHSVLGIVAIYDVKTGERVATVGDELDIVFGADANETLSRVAMGGPQKMLRIFDVGSGEKLFDIKKHTDWIFSVAYSPDGVLLASGDRSGGLVVWEAETGREYLDLAGHKGGINSIAWRDDSNVLASASEDGTVKLWDMNSGKAIKSINAHGGGVTAVSFDHQARLATAGRDNRAKLWDATGKELKSFSHGSEDMLEVAITHDGNRMVYGDWTGAVFNTPVDDPNAMVRIAANPEPAAKRAEAVKTTLVSIQEKLTPAKANLDQANAAVAAAQKSLADLDQKIAMLNKQAAESDEAAKNTEQASAAFDEQLPALTTAIRDLQDEVTALRVALKADASKMIPLAESEEKLAGKLTEMAKQRRNRVAMIDVIKTHQQTAAARKAEAEKLAAGRAELQTKLDQAQSLAQAAKKAHDEIAAAASKVQSKMDRLLAEIQ; from the coding sequence ATGCCCGCTCGCTTCGTTTTGCTGTTTGTCGCTGTCGCGGCGGCTTCTGTCGGCCAGGCCGCCGAGGAAGCGCCGAAGAAAGTGACGTACGAGGATGACGTCAAACCGATCTTCCGGCAGTATTGCTTGAACTGTCACCAGCAAAGTGACAAGAAGGGAGGGTTGGCGCTCGACACCTTCGGTTCGGTGGTCGAAGGTGGCGGCAGTGGCGAGGTGGTGTTCGACGATGGTGATGCCGAAAGCAGCCGGCTGTGGCAGTTGGTCAATCACGACGACACGCCCGTGATGCCGCCCAACCAAGACAAGTTGCCCGCGGACAAGCTGGCGGTCATCCGAGCCTGGATCGAAGGCGGGATCTTGGAGAATTCGGGTTCAAAAGCCAAGGCAAAGAAAAAGAATGCGTTGGCGTTTGTCGCGTCGTCCGGTGGTAAACCCGAAGGCCCCGTGGCGATGCCCGAGACGCTCCCGCTGGAAACGCCCGTCGTGACCTCGCGGGCCGCCGCGGTCACCGCGATTGCCGCCAGCCCCTGGGCCCCGTTGGTTGCCGTTGCCGGGCAGAATCAAATCGTGATGTACCACAGCGACACGGCGGAGTTGTTGGGGATCCTGCCTTTTCCCGAGGGTGTCGCGCAAGACATTCGATTCAACCGCGACGGTTCGTACTTGATTGTCGGCGGTGGAGAGCACTCGGTGTTGGGAATCGTTGCGATCTATGACGTCAAGACAGGCGAACGCGTCGCGACTGTGGGCGATGAACTGGACATCGTGTTCGGCGCCGACGCCAACGAAACGCTCTCGCGCGTTGCCATGGGGGGGCCGCAAAAGATGTTGCGGATCTTTGATGTCGGCAGCGGTGAGAAATTGTTCGACATCAAGAAACATACCGATTGGATTTTTAGTGTCGCCTACAGCCCGGATGGAGTGCTGTTGGCTTCGGGAGATCGCTCCGGAGGGCTGGTGGTCTGGGAAGCCGAAACGGGGCGAGAGTACTTGGATCTGGCCGGACACAAAGGCGGTATCAATTCGATCGCGTGGCGCGATGATTCCAACGTCTTGGCCAGTGCCAGCGAAGACGGAACGGTCAAGCTGTGGGACATGAATTCGGGCAAGGCGATCAAATCGATCAACGCCCATGGAGGCGGCGTGACGGCAGTGTCGTTTGATCATCAAGCGCGGCTGGCGACCGCCGGGCGTGACAACCGGGCCAAACTTTGGGACGCCACTGGCAAGGAATTGAAGTCGTTCAGCCACGGCAGCGAAGACATGTTGGAAGTCGCCATCACCCATGACGGCAATCGAATGGTCTACGGAGACTGGACAGGGGCGGTGTTCAATACTCCGGTCGACGATCCCAACGCGATGGTCCGAATTGCCGCCAACCCGGAACCGGCCGCGAAACGGGCCGAGGCGGTCAAGACGACGCTGGTGTCCATCCAGGAAAAGTTAACGCCGGCAAAAGCAAATTTGGACCAGGCGAACGCTGCGGTTGCCGCGGCTCAAAAGTCATTGGCCGACTTGGATCAAAAGATTGCGATGCTGAACAAGCAAGCCGCTGAGAGTGACGAGGCGGCCAAGAATACCGAGCAGGCAAGTGCGGCATTTGACGAGCAGCTCCCGGCGCTGACCACTGCGATTCGCGACCTGCAGGATGAAGTCACGGCGCTGCGGGTGGCGTTGAAAGCCGATGCGTCCAAGATGATCCCGTTGGCCGAGTCGGAAGAGAAGCTCGCGGGCAAGTTGACAGAGATGGCCAAACAACGTCGAAACCGCGTGGCGATGATCGATGTCATCAAGACGCATCAGCAAACCGCCGCGGCACGAAAGGCCGAAGCGGAAAAGTTGGCCGCCGGTCGAGCGGAATTACAAACGAAGCTCGATCAAGCTCAATCGCTTGCTCAGGCGGCGAAGAAGGCACACGACGAGATTGCCGCGGCCGCGTCGAAGGTGCAATCCAAGATGGATCGTTTGTTGGCGGAGATCCAGTAA
- a CDS encoding DUF1549 domain-containing protein yields the protein MKIRPAASLLLLTALAMPSLGITPADEAASRSSDAPRKPDLAVYPPEIKLNSARDFQSFVAVIRRDDGITEDASDRVIWKIADESKVKRDGFQLLPLADGTTELVAEYLGTEIRIPVTVSNSQVKPPISFTNDVMPVLTRSGCNTGSCHGAARGKDGFQLSLFGFDPDGDYMRITREIGVRRINLALPAESLFLKKAIGSVPHTGGKLFDTDSDYHATVLEWLSDGAPADPADNKPPTVDSVAIYPEQAVIEGEGSTQRFVAVATYSDGTTRDVTRLAAFTSNNSGTAAIDDTGNVTAGRRGEAFVMARFDTHTVGSQVLALPTDLQYTPPQVTGNYIDQSVGKKLQQLRILPSGLCSDEEFIRRVTIDITGMLPTEEEYRSFVSDPADDKRAALVDRLLERKEFSEIWAMKFAQLLMIKSTNQVSYKSAFLYANWLTDKFAKNVPIDQMVRDLLTSTGGTFNSPATNFYEIERDTLKTAENVAQVFMGIRTQCAQCHNHPFDRWTMDDYYGFASFFSQIGRKNAEDYREKIIYNRGGGEVNHLVTKKPVPPTFLGGESPDTRGKDRRAVVAEWLTSPENPFFARSIANRVWAHYMGVGLVDEVDDIRVSNPPSNPELFDLLGEKLVEYNFDFRRLVRDICNSQAYQRSSDTNETNAHDNRNYAHAIIRRVPAESLLDCICQVTEAPDKFTGLPLGARAVQIADGKTSNYFLTTFGRAPRATVCDCEASTDPSLSQALHLLNGSSVSSKVAQGNKIKSWMESDKLTEEQVIDRIYVRCLARSPSVDELAELKASVDKAENKIAALEDIFWAVLNSREFVFNH from the coding sequence ATGAAGATTCGCCCCGCTGCATCCTTGTTGCTCCTGACCGCTCTGGCAATGCCGTCGTTGGGGATCACACCCGCCGACGAGGCTGCGTCTCGTTCTTCGGATGCCCCACGCAAGCCGGACTTGGCGGTCTATCCGCCGGAAATCAAACTCAACTCCGCTCGCGACTTTCAGTCCTTTGTGGCAGTGATCCGGCGCGATGACGGGATCACCGAAGACGCCAGCGACCGAGTGATCTGGAAGATCGCTGATGAATCCAAAGTCAAACGTGACGGATTCCAATTGCTGCCACTGGCCGACGGCACGACCGAGTTGGTCGCCGAGTATCTGGGAACCGAGATTCGGATCCCCGTTACCGTCTCCAATTCCCAGGTCAAACCGCCGATCAGTTTTACCAACGACGTGATGCCCGTGCTGACCCGCTCAGGCTGTAACACGGGTTCGTGTCATGGTGCCGCGCGAGGTAAGGACGGGTTTCAATTGAGCTTGTTCGGGTTTGACCCCGACGGCGATTACATGCGAATCACTCGCGAAATCGGTGTTCGCAGAATCAATTTGGCGTTGCCCGCCGAAAGTTTGTTTCTGAAAAAGGCGATCGGATCTGTCCCGCACACCGGCGGAAAACTGTTCGATACCGATTCGGATTATCACGCCACCGTGTTGGAATGGCTGTCCGACGGAGCGCCCGCTGATCCGGCCGACAACAAGCCGCCGACCGTCGATTCGGTCGCGATCTATCCCGAACAGGCCGTGATCGAAGGCGAAGGTTCCACCCAGCGGTTCGTCGCCGTGGCGACCTACAGCGATGGCACGACTCGTGACGTCACTCGTTTGGCCGCGTTCACCTCCAACAATTCCGGCACCGCTGCGATCGACGACACCGGCAATGTGACTGCCGGTCGACGCGGTGAAGCCTTCGTGATGGCACGCTTCGATACCCACACCGTCGGCAGCCAAGTCCTGGCCCTGCCGACGGACTTGCAGTACACGCCGCCCCAGGTCACCGGAAACTACATCGATCAATCGGTGGGCAAGAAGCTTCAACAATTGAGGATTCTGCCGAGCGGATTGTGCAGCGATGAAGAGTTTATTCGACGCGTCACGATCGACATCACCGGGATGCTGCCGACCGAGGAAGAGTATCGCAGCTTTGTCTCCGATCCCGCCGACGACAAGCGTGCCGCCTTGGTCGACCGATTGCTGGAGCGAAAGGAGTTCAGCGAAATCTGGGCCATGAAGTTCGCGCAGCTGTTGATGATCAAAAGCACGAACCAAGTCAGTTACAAGTCCGCATTTTTGTACGCGAACTGGTTGACCGATAAATTTGCCAAGAACGTTCCCATCGACCAGATGGTTCGCGATCTGCTGACCAGCACTGGCGGCACGTTCAATTCGCCGGCAACCAACTTCTACGAAATCGAACGCGACACGCTGAAGACGGCCGAGAATGTGGCCCAAGTCTTCATGGGCATCCGCACCCAATGCGCCCAATGTCACAACCACCCGTTCGATCGTTGGACGATGGACGACTACTACGGGTTTGCATCGTTCTTTTCACAGATCGGACGTAAGAACGCTGAAGACTATCGCGAAAAAATCATCTACAACCGTGGCGGTGGCGAAGTCAATCATTTGGTCACCAAGAAGCCCGTCCCGCCGACCTTCCTCGGTGGCGAGTCGCCTGACACCCGCGGAAAAGACCGCCGCGCCGTGGTCGCCGAGTGGCTGACCAGCCCCGAGAATCCGTTCTTCGCCCGGTCGATCGCCAACCGCGTGTGGGCACACTACATGGGCGTCGGACTGGTTGACGAAGTCGATGATATCCGCGTCAGCAATCCGCCCAGCAATCCCGAACTGTTCGATCTTTTGGGCGAAAAGTTGGTGGAATACAACTTCGACTTCCGCCGCCTGGTTCGGGACATCTGCAACAGTCAGGCCTACCAGCGCAGCAGCGATACGAATGAAACCAACGCGCACGACAATCGCAACTACGCTCACGCGATCATCCGCCGCGTCCCTGCGGAAAGCTTGCTGGATTGCATCTGCCAAGTCACCGAAGCACCAGACAAGTTCACCGGTTTGCCGCTGGGGGCCCGTGCAGTACAGATCGCCGATGGCAAAACCAGCAACTACTTCTTGACGACCTTCGGGCGTGCCCCGCGTGCGACCGTGTGTGACTGTGAGGCATCGACCGATCCTTCGCTTTCGCAAGCTCTTCACCTGCTCAACGGCAGCAGCGTCAGCAGCAAGGTCGCCCAGGGGAACAAGATCAAAAGCTGGATGGAATCCGACAAGTTGACCGAAGAACAGGTGATTGATCGGATCTATGTTCGATGTCTCGCACGCAGCCCGTCGGTCGATGAACTGGCCGAATTGAAGGCATCCGTCGACAAGGCTGAGAACAAGATTGCCGCCCTGGAAGATATCTTCTGGGCGGTGCTGAACAGTCGCGAGTTTGTGTTCAATCATTGA